The following proteins are co-located in the Silene latifolia isolate original U9 population chromosome 1, ASM4854445v1, whole genome shotgun sequence genome:
- the LOC141600002 gene encoding cell division control protein 48 homolog A — protein sequence MADHAESSDSKGPKKDFSTAILERKKAANRLVVDEAVNDDNSVVSMHPDTMEKLQIFRGDTILLKGKKRKDTICIALADETCEEPKIRMNKVVRSNLRVRLGDVVSVHQCPDVKYGKRVHILPIDDTIEGVTGNLFDAYLKPYFLEAYRPVRKGDYFLVRGGMRSVEFKVIETDPAEYCVVAPDTEIFCEGEPVRREDENRLDEVGYDDVGGVRKQMAQIRELVELPLRHPQLFKSIGVKPPKGILLYGPPGSGKTLIARAVANETGAFFFCINGPEIMSKLAGESESNLRKAFEEAEKNAPSIIFIDEIDSIAPKREKTNGEVERRIVSQLLTLMDGLKSRAHVIVMGATNRPNSIDPALRRFGRFDREIDIGVPDEVGRLEVLRIHTKNMKLAEDVDLEKISKETHGYVGADLAALCTEAALQCIREKMDVIDLEDDTIDAEILNSMAVTNEHYQTALGQSNPSALRETVVEVPNVSWEDIGGLENVKRELQETVQYPVEHPEKFEKFGMSPSKGVLFYGPPGCGKTLLAKAIANECQANFISVKGPELLTMWFGESEANVREIFDKARQAAPCVLFFDELDSIATQRGGGGGDAGGAADRVLNQLLTEMDGMSAKKTVFIIGATNRPDIIDSALLRPGRLDQLIYIPLPDDESRLQIFKAALRKSPIAKDVDLNALAKYTQGFSGADITEICQRACKYAIRENIEKDIERERRRSENPEAMEEDIDDEVSEIKAAHFEESMKYARRSVSDADIRKYQAFAQTLQQSRGFGSEFRFNTSTTTPSTTDAFAASAGAADEDDLYN from the exons ATGGCGGACCATGCTGAATCTTCAGATTC GAAGGGTCCTAAGAAAGACTTTAGTACGGCGATTCTAGAGCGTAAGAAGGCTGCAAATCGCCTTGTTGTTGATGAGGCTGTTAATGACGATAATTCTGTAGTTTCAATGCATCCTGATACCATGGAAAAGCTTCAGATTTTCCGTGGTGATACCATCTTGCTTAAG ggaaagaaaagaaaagatacAATCTGCATTGCACTTGCTGATGAGACTTGTGAAGAACCTAAAATTAGGATGAACAAGGTTGTAAGGTCTAATTTAAGGGTTAGACTTGGCGATGTAGTTTCTGTACACCAGTGTCCCGATGTCAAATACGGAAAGCGTGTTCACATTCTTCCTATTGATGATACAATCGAGGGGGTGACTGGAAATTTGTTTGACGCCTACTTGAAAC CTTACTTCCTAGAGGCTTACCGTCCTGTAAGAAAAGGTGACTACTTTCTTGTTAGAGGGGGTATGAGGAGTGTCGAGTTCAAAGTCATCGAGACCGACCCTGCCGAGTATTGCGTGGTTGCCCCTGACACGGAGATCTTTTGTGAGGGGGAGCCCGTGAGAAGGGAAGATGAGAACAGATTAGATGAGGTTGGTTACGATGACGTTGGTGGAGTTCGTAAGCAGATGGCCCAAATTAGGGAGTTGGTTGAACTGCCTCTTAGACACCCACAACTATTTAAGTCAATTGGTGTGAAACCACCAAAGGGAATCTTGCTCTACGGGCCCCCAGGTTCTGGTAAAACTTTAATAGCCCGTGCTGTGGCTAATGAAACTGGAGCTTTCTTCTTCTGTATTAATGGGCCCGAGATCATGTCGAAATTGGCTGGAGAAAGTGAAAGCAATCTGAGAAAAGCATTTGAAGAGGCTGAAAAGAATGCTCCATCCATTATCTTTATTGATGAAATTGATTCAATTGCTCCTAAAAGAGAAAAGACCAATGGAGAGGTCGAGAGACGAATTGTTTCACAGCTACTCACTCTTATGGATGGACTAAAGTCACGGGCTCATGTTATTGTCATGGGTGCTACTAATCGTCCTAATAGCATTGACCCTGCATTGAGAAGGTTTGGCAGGTTTGACAGGGAAATAGATATTGGTGTGCCTGATGAAGTTGGGCGACTTGAAGTTCTCCGGATTCACACAAAGAACATGAAGCTTGCTGAAGAT GTGGATCTGGAAAAAATCTCCAAGGAAACACATGGTTACGTTGGTGCCGACTTGGCTGCTCTATGTACCGAAGCTGCTCTTCAATGTATTAGAGAGAAGATGGATGTAATTGATCTAGAGGATGACACAATTGATGCAGAGATTCTCAATTCAATGGCTGTTACAAATGAACACTACCAGACTGCTCTTGGACAGAGCAATCCATCTGCTTTGCGTGAAACA GTTGTTGAAGTTCCTAATGTTAGTTGGGAAGATATTGGTGGCCTTGAAAATGTCAAGAGGGAACTCCAAGAG ACTGTTCAATATCCAGTGGAGCATCCAGAGAAGTTTGAAAAATTTGGAATGTCACCTTCAAAGGGAGTCCTGTTCTACGGCCCTCCTGGATGTGGAAAGACTTTGCTAGCCAAGGCTATTGCAAATGAATGTCAGGCAAACTTCATCAGTGTGAAGGGTCCTGAATTGCTGACCATGTGGTTCGGGGAGAGTGAGGCCAATGTTCGCGAGATTTTTGACAAGGCGCGGCAAGCAGCTCCTTGTGTTCTGTTCTTTGATGAGCTTGATTCAATTGCCACACAG AGGGGTGGCGGTGGTGGAGATGCTGGGGGTGCTGCTGACAGAGTTCTGAACCAACTTTTGACTGAGATGGATGGCATGTCTGCCAAGAAGACAGTCTTCATTATTGGGGCCACTAACAGGCCTGATATTATCGATTCAGCGCTTCTGCGGCCGGGTCGTCTTGACCAGCTTATTTATATCCCTCTGCCTGATGACGAGTCCCGTCTCCAAATTTTCAAGGCAGCCTTGAGGAAGTCCCCAATTGCCAAGGATGTTGATCTTAATGCCCTTGCGAAGTATACTCAGGGCTTCAGTGGTGCGGATATCACTGAAATATGCCAGCGTGCTTGCAAGTACGCCATCCGTGAAAACATTGAGAAG GATATTGAGAGGGAGAGAAGGAGAAGCGAGAATCCCGAGGCAATGGAGGAGGACATTGACGATGAAGTGTCCGAAATTAAGGCAGCCCACTTTGAAGAGTCAATGAAGTACGCTCGAAGGAGTGTGAGCGATGCCGATATCCGAAAATACCAGGCATTTGCTCAGACATTGCAGCAGTCTCGAGGCTTTGGGTCTGAGTTCCGTTTCAACACAAGCACAACTACTCCCTCGACAACTGATGCATTTGCCGCCTCTGCTGGTGCCGCTGATGAAGACGACCTCTACAATTAA